In one window of Dokdonia sp. PRO95 DNA:
- a CDS encoding inorganic phosphate transporter, whose product MENIYIFMIAALAILAIADLVVGVSNDAVNFLNSAIGSKAVTFRTVMIVASVGIAFGALSSSGMMEVARKGIFDPSQFYFNEIMIIFMAVMITDIILLDIFNSLGMPTSTTVSIVFELLGAAVVMSIIKISNNSDSLLQLGEYINTDKATEIILGILLSVFIAFSVGAIIQLITRVLLTFDFQKKASWVAAVFGGIAVSAISYFIIIKGLKGADILPPAFSNWANENLLQFLGANFIVWTILSWVSHAVLKQNIYKLVIILGTFALAMAFAGNDLVNFIGVPMAAYNSFGAWSGSGILPEAFSMEQLAEKVPTQPILLLVAGLIMVLTLWFSKKARRVVKTSVDLSRQDEVKERFKPNWVSQNLVRLVIIANTGVNKILPAPIRNRINKSFTPVLMTSTKAIDAPAFDMVRAAVNLVVASVLISIATGLKLPLSTTYVTFMVAMGTSLADRAWGAESAVYRVAGVLNVIGGWFLTAFSAFTAAGIFAYLMYLGGNLAVIGLFILAIAMLVRNYIATKKSNKKAQIEEDLRKAESQTISGIIEESADNIAITIIRTNKIYTGTLKGLAKNKVGSLKKSRGTVEKLNDEIDELRNNIFYFIKNLEETSVRGSNFYIEILGYLEDITQSLEYIAKASYKHVNNNHKPLRFTQIKDLQEIDNKLSEFLQETATAFNDRNYMRIEALLGKKDELYGQVTDKIQKQVERTRSEESSPKNTTLYFGLLLETKDLIEEIMNLLELYNTEHKRSK is encoded by the coding sequence ATGGAAAATATTTACATTTTTATGATTGCCGCATTAGCAATACTTGCAATTGCAGATTTGGTAGTCGGAGTGAGTAATGACGCAGTAAACTTTCTCAATTCTGCAATAGGATCTAAGGCAGTTACTTTTAGAACAGTGATGATTGTTGCTAGTGTAGGTATTGCCTTTGGGGCTTTATCATCAAGTGGTATGATGGAGGTTGCTCGTAAGGGTATTTTTGACCCTAGTCAGTTTTACTTCAATGAAATAATGATCATATTTATGGCAGTAATGATTACAGATATCATACTGCTAGATATTTTTAATAGTCTAGGTATGCCTACCTCTACTACCGTATCTATTGTATTTGAGCTTTTAGGCGCGGCCGTGGTGATGTCTATTATAAAGATTTCTAACAATAGTGACTCACTCTTACAACTGGGCGAGTATATTAATACCGATAAGGCTACAGAGATTATTTTAGGTATTTTACTCTCCGTCTTTATTGCATTTTCTGTAGGAGCTATTATACAGCTCATTACTAGAGTACTCCTTACTTTTGATTTTCAGAAAAAGGCATCTTGGGTTGCAGCTGTTTTTGGTGGTATTGCCGTGTCTGCAATTTCTTATTTTATCATCATAAAAGGGCTTAAAGGTGCAGATATACTTCCTCCTGCTTTTAGTAACTGGGCAAATGAAAATCTTTTACAGTTTTTAGGAGCTAACTTTATTGTGTGGACCATACTATCTTGGGTATCGCACGCAGTCTTAAAACAAAATATCTATAAACTTGTTATCATACTAGGAACCTTTGCACTTGCCATGGCATTTGCTGGTAATGACCTAGTAAACTTCATAGGTGTACCTATGGCAGCATATAACTCTTTTGGAGCGTGGTCTGGCTCGGGTATTTTACCAGAGGCGTTTAGTATGGAGCAACTGGCCGAAAAAGTGCCTACACAACCTATACTCCTTCTCGTTGCAGGACTTATAATGGTGTTAACACTCTGGTTTAGTAAAAAGGCTAGACGCGTAGTAAAGACTTCTGTAGATTTATCACGCCAAGACGAGGTAAAGGAACGTTTTAAACCTAACTGGGTTTCTCAAAATCTAGTACGCCTAGTTATCATAGCAAATACTGGGGTTAATAAAATATTACCTGCTCCAATTAGAAATAGAATAAACAAAAGCTTTACCCCTGTCTTAATGACAAGCACAAAAGCAATAGACGCTCCAGCTTTTGATATGGTGCGTGCTGCAGTAAACCTAGTTGTTGCGAGTGTACTTATCTCAATAGCTACGGGTCTTAAATTACCATTATCTACTACCTACGTTACGTTTATGGTTGCTATGGGAACATCTCTTGCAGATCGTGCGTGGGGAGCAGAGAGCGCTGTATATCGTGTTGCGGGAGTACTTAATGTAATAGGAGGATGGTTCTTAACAGCATTTAGCGCCTTTACAGCTGCAGGTATCTTTGCATACCTAATGTACCTAGGCGGCAACCTAGCAGTAATAGGTCTTTTTATACTCGCCATAGCTATGCTAGTGCGCAACTATATAGCTACAAAAAAGAGCAATAAAAAAGCACAAATAGAAGAAGACTTACGTAAGGCAGAAAGCCAGACAATCTCTGGAATTATAGAAGAAAGTGCGGACAATATTGCAATAACTATCATACGTACCAATAAGATCTACACAGGTACTCTTAAAGGTCTTGCAAAAAATAAAGTGGGCAGCCTTAAGAAAAGTAGAGGTACCGTAGAGAAGCTCAATGATGAGATAGATGAACTACGTAACAATATCTTTTACTTTATAAAGAATCTTGAAGAAACCTCTGTACGTGGCTCTAATTTCTACATTGAGATACTAGGATACCTAGAAGATATCACACAGTCCTTAGAGTACATTGCCAAAGCTAGTTATAAGCACGTAAACAACAATCACAAGCCATTACGTTTTACTCAAATTAAAGACCTACAAGAGATAGACAACAAGCTAAGTGAGTTCTTACAAGAAACAGCCACTGCATTTAATGATCGTAACTATATGCGCATCGAGGCACTTCTAGGCAAGAAGGATGAGCTTTATGGCCAGGTTACAGACAAGATCCAAAAACAAGTAGAACGCACCCGTTCTGAGGAGTCTTCTCCTAAGAATACCACGCTATACTTTGGCCTCCTTTTAGAGACTAAAGATCTTATAGAAGAGATTATGAACTTACTTGAACTCTATAATACCGAGCATAAAAGATCAAAGTAA
- a CDS encoding succinate dehydrogenase/fumarate reductase iron-sulfur subunit, translated as MKLTLKVWRQKNATAKGSIVTYPIDGIDGDMSFLEMMDVLNNKLINEGEEPVTFDHDCREGICGSCSMFINGEAHGPDRLVTTCQLHMRKFKDGDTITIEPFRAAGFPVIKDLMVDRSSFDRIQHAGGFISVNTSGNTQDANSIPIEKENADDAFAAATCIGCGACVASCKNSSAMLFVGAKVSQFALLPQGEVEATTRVLNMVKQMDEEGFGNCTNTGACEVECPKGISLENIARMNREYLSASLKG; from the coding sequence ATGAAACTAACGCTAAAGGTATGGCGCCAGAAAAACGCCACAGCTAAAGGAAGCATAGTAACGTACCCAATCGATGGTATCGACGGTGATATGTCTTTCTTAGAAATGATGGATGTGCTTAACAATAAGCTCATTAACGAAGGAGAGGAGCCTGTAACATTTGATCACGATTGTCGTGAGGGAATTTGTGGTTCATGTTCTATGTTTATTAATGGTGAGGCGCACGGTCCAGATAGACTTGTTACTACTTGCCAGTTACACATGCGTAAATTTAAAGACGGAGATACTATTACTATAGAGCCTTTTAGAGCAGCGGGATTCCCTGTAATAAAAGATCTTATGGTGGATCGTTCATCTTTTGACCGTATACAGCACGCAGGAGGATTTATATCTGTAAATACGTCTGGTAACACACAAGATGCAAACTCGATTCCTATCGAAAAGGAAAATGCAGACGACGCGTTTGCGGCGGCTACATGTATCGGTTGTGGAGCATGTGTTGCAAGTTGTAAGAACTCTAGTGCAATGCTATTTGTAGGAGCAAAGGTGAGTCAGTTTGCATTACTTCCACAAGGTGAAGTAGAGGCAACTACTCGTGTTCTTAACATGGTAAAGCAAATGGACGAAGAAGGTTTTGGTAACTGTACAAATACTGGTGCTTGTGAGGTTGAGTGTCCTAAAGGGATATCTCTAGAAAACATAGCACGTATGAACCGTGAGTACCTTTCTGCTTCACTAAAAGGATAA